The Mycolicibacterium parafortuitum nucleotide sequence GCGCCGAACTCGCCGCCGCCGAACACGCCCGCGCGCAGGCCGATGCCGCGCTGAGCGAGCTGCAAGCCGACCTCGCCGCCGCGCGGCTGAGGCACGACGACGCCAAGCGCAGGCTCGCCACCGCCGAGCAGGCACTGAGCACCGCCGAGAAGGCGTATGCCGACGGTAAACAGGTCAGCCGGGACGCCGCCGACGCGGTGCGCAAGGCCAAGCGCGCCGTAGGCCGCTGACGGCACGATATGTTTCCCACGGCATCGGCAACGATGCCGGGATGTAAGCGAAATGCTCAGCGCCACGCTTATTTTCGGGAGGGGAACATGGTCGACGTGCGACCCGGTGACGACATCCGCCGGGTGGTGACCGGCGCGTCCATCGGCAACGCGGTGGAATGGTTCGACTTCGCCATCTACGGGTTCCTCGCCACGTTCATCGCCGCGCACTTCTTCCCGGCGGGCAACGACACCGCCGCGCTGCTCAACACGTTCGCGATCTTCGCCGCGGCGTTCTTCATGCGCCCGCTCGGCGGTTTCTTCTTCGGCCCGCTCGGCGACCGGATCGGGCGGCAGAAGGTACTGGCCTTGGTGATCCTGCTGATGTCGGCGGCGACGCTGTGCATCGGCCTGCTGCCCACCTACGAGACGATCGGTGTCGCGGCGCCGTTGCTGCTGCTGGTGCTGCGCTGTCTGCAGGGCTTCTCCGCCGGCGGTGAGTACGGCGGCGGCGCGGTGTACCTCGCCGAGTTCGCCGACGACGCGCGCCGGGGTCTGACCATCACGTTCATGGCCTGGTCCGGGGTGGTCGGCTTCCTGGCCGGCTCGGTCACCGTCACGCTGCTGCAGGCGTTGCTGCCCGCTGCGGCGATGGACAGCTACGGCTGGCGCATCCCGTTCCTGATCGCCGGGCCGCTCGGGCTGGTCGGCCTGTACATCCGGCTGCGCCTCGGCGACACCCCGCAGTTCGCCGAACTCGCCAAGGCAGAGCAGAAGGCAGAGTCCCCGCTGCGGGAGGCCGTCACCACGTCGTGGCGTCCGATCCTGCAGGTGATCGGGCTGTTCATCGTGTTCAACATCGGCTATTACGTGGTATTCACGTTCCTGCCAACATATTTCATCAAGACGCTGGAGTTCTCCAAGTCGCAGTCGTTCCTGTCCATCACGCTGGCCTGCCTGGTCGCGCTGATCCTGATCCTGCCGCTGGCCGCGCTGTCGGACCGGGTCGGGCGCCGGCCGCTGCTGATCGGCGGCGCCGTCGCGTTCATCGTGGCCGGCTACCCGCTGTTCCTGCTGATGACCTCCGGTTCGCTGGTCGCCGCGATCGCCGGGCACTGCATGCTGGCCGCGATCGCGTCGGTGTACATCTCGTGTGCGGTCTCGGCCGGGGTCGAACTGTTCGCGACCCGGGTGCGCTTCAGCGGTTTCTCCGTCGGCTACAACGTGTGCGTCGCACTGTTCGGCGGCACCACCCCGTACGTGGTCACGTGGCTGACCGCCAGCACCGGCAACTCGATCGCCCCCGCGTTCTACCTGATCACCGCTGCGGTGATCTCACTTGTGACGGTGCTGACGTTGCGCGAATCGGCTCGGCGCCCACTCGCTCAAGTCCAATAGACTCGCGCGGGTGATCGGCCATGGACTCACCGTGCTGCTGGCGATCCTGGCTGCGGTCTTTCTCGCAATCGGCATCGTCGTGCGGCAACGCGCGACCCTCGACGTACCGGCCGAGGACGGCGTCAGCGCCGTCATGTTCCAGACCCTGATCCGGCGCCCGCTGTGGTGGGCGGGGACCGCGGCGGCGATCGCCGGGTTCGTGTTCCAGGCGCTGGCGCTGGCGAACGGCTCTCTGCTGCTGGTGCAGCCCATCCTGGTCTCGGCGCTGCTGTTCGCGCTGCCGCTCAGTGCCCGGCTGGCCCACCGCCGGGTGACGCGCGGCGAATGGGCATGGGCGGTGCTGCTGACCATCGCGCTGGCGGTGTTCGTGATCCTCGCCAAGGCCAGCCCCGGGGACTACGAGGCGTCGCTGACCACGTCGGCGATCGTCGCGGTGGTGTGCACGGCCGCGGTGATGGCGTGCGTGATCGTCGCGGCGCGGTTCGCCGGCTGGATCCGGGCGGTGATGCTGGCCGTCGCGGTCGGCGTGCTGTTCGGCGTGGTCGCGGTGCTGACGAAACTGGTCATGCACCTGCTCACCCACGAGGGCGTCGTCGCGGTGCTGACCACGCCGGTGCTGTACCTGCTGGCGCTGCTCGGGGTGGTGGCCATGCTGCTGCAGCAGTCGTCGTTCCATGCCGGATCGCTGCAGACCTCGGTGCCGACGATGCTGGTGCTCGAGCCGGTGATCGCGGTGGTGCTGGGGGCGGTGGTGCTCGGGGAGCACCTCAACGTCGGACGCTGGGACATGGTCGCGATCGGCGTCGCGACGGTCGCGATGGCCGCGGGCACCGTCGCGCTCGGCCGCGGCGAGGGCGCCTACGAGGAGCAGTTGGAGGCCGAGAACCGCAGGGCTCAAGCCGCGGCGGGCAAGCGGTAACCGCGGGCCCTGGCGATGTCGGCCAGCGCGTCGCGCAACTGCTTGCGGCCGCGGTGCAGCCGCGACATCACGGTGCCGATCGGGACGTCGGTCAACGCGGCGATCTCGCGGAACTTCCGCCCCTCGACGTCGGCGTAGTAGACCGCCGTGCGGTACTTCTCCGGCAGCGAGCGCATCGCCGCGGCGATCGCCGGATCGCTGGCGCCCGCGAGCACCACGTCCTCGGTGGAGCCGGTGGCGGTGCTGGTGCGGCTGTACGCGAGCAGTTGGCCGTCGCTGAACTCGTCGGTGAACTGCAGCGTCGGCCGGTGCAGCTGTCTGCGGTAGGCGCTGATGTGGGTGTTGCGCATGATCCGGTACAGCCAGCCGGCCAGGTTCGTGCCGTCGTGGAAGGTGTCGAACGCGGCGTAGGCCTTCGCCGCGGTCTCCTGCAGGAGATCCTCGGCGTCGGCGTGGTCGCGGGTGAGGCGGTAGGCGTGCCGGTACAGCTGCGAGATCATCGGGATGACATCGCGTTCGAAGCGGGCGGTGAGCTGCGCGTCATGGTGGCCGGTGGACATGGATCTGACTCTGCGCTCCGGCCGGCGCCGAGTCAGCCCGGCTGACCCCCAAACCCGCTCCGGAGAACCGGAACCGGCTCTACCGGTTAACCCCCAGACCAGGACGCCCAGTGCCGGATCTCGACGGTCACCACCGGGCCGTTGAGCTCGACGCGCTGATACTGCGGGTACTTGTCGCGCAGCAGCGCGTACCCCGTCGCCATCTCCACCCCGCTGTGGTGGATCGCGGCCACACCGTCGGCGCGCACCCACCACAACCGCGACCAGTCGTCGTCGTAGTGGTCGACGAGCAGGCTCACCGCGGCATTGGCCTCGATGTTGCGCAGCCGGCGCAGTCGCTGGGTGGACTTCGGCTTCGAGTCGACCGCGGTGTAGAGGATGTCGGTGCGGCCCTCGGGCAGTGCGAACACCACCGGAACCACATGCGGCGCCGCATCCGCCCCCGCCGTGGCGAGCATCGCTACCGGCGCAGCCGCGAACACGCCGGTCGCGTCGAACGCCCCGGGATCTGACATGGCACCAGAGTAGGGTTCACCTCGGCTGGATGGATTCATTCACCGCACCGTCGCGGTAACTCGTGGGAAGGTTCGGCATGCCACAACCAATGCCCAAACGGATCGTGTCGAAGGTCTTCGCGGCCTCGTTCGCCGCGCTGCTGACCGCCGGTGCGGTCGCGTGCGCCCCGCCTGAGAAGAACGACTCCGGTGCGGCCGGGTCGGGGACCGACGCGGCGCAGGCGACCTCGGCCGAGGATTTCGGCGGCATGGAGGCCCTGGTCGAGGCCGCCAAGGCCGAGGGCGAACTGAATGTCATTGCGCTGCCGCCGGATTGGGCGAACTACGGAGCCATCATCGCGGCCTTCTCCGAGAAGTACGGGATCAAGGTCAACTCGGCCCAGCCCGACGCGTCCAGCCAGGACGAGATCAACGCCGCCAACCAGCAGAAGGGCCGCAGCACCGCGCCCGACGTGTTCGATCTCGGCCAGTCCGTCGCGCTGGCCAACACGTCGATGTTCGCGCCGTACAAAGTCGCGACGTTCGACGAGATCCCCGAGGCGTTCAAGGATCCCGACGGCACCTGGGTCAACGACTACGGCGGCTACATGTCGATCGGCTTCGACGCGGCGAAGGTGCCTCCGGTGGCGACCGTCGACGACCTCCTCAAGCCCGAGTACCAGGGCAAGGTCGCGCTCAACGGCGACCCGACCCAGGCCGGTGCCGCATTCTCCGGAGTGTTGATGGTCGCGCTGTCCCAGGGTGGTTCGGCCGACGACATCGCCCCCGGGGTGGAGTTCTTCCGCAAGCTCAAGGACGCGGGCAATTTCCTCCCGGTCGACCCGACCCCGGCGACCATCGAGTCCGGTCAGACCCCGGTGGTCATCGACTGGAACTACACCAATTCGTCGGAGACCAAGAAGCTGCCATCCTGGACGGTCGTGGTGCCCCCGGACAACGCGGTGGCCGGCTATTACTACCAGGCGATCAATAAGGACGCCCCGCACCCGGCGGCCGCACGGCTGTGGCAGGAGTTCCTGTACAGCGACGAGGGGCAGAACCTCTACGCCCAGGGCGGTGTCAGGCCGGTGCGGGCCGACACCATGCAGGCCGACGGAGTGCTCGACCCGGCGGTCGCGGCCGCGCTTCCCGTGGTGGAGGGCCCGGTGACGGTGCCGACGCCGGAGCAGACCGAGAAGGCCTCGAAGTACCTCGCGGAGAACTGGGCGGCCGCGGTTGGCTGACCTACGGCTCGGCCAGCGGCTGCGGGACTCGCTGCCGCTGTTGCCGTTCCTGGCCGTCGTGGCGATCTTCCTGATCATCCCGACGGTCACCGTGGTGGTCGGTTCGGTGTACGCCGACGGCGTCTTCTCATTGGACCGCATCGCGGCGCTGTTCACCGGGACCGCGCTCAACGCGCTGGCCAACAGCGTGCTGCTGTCCGGGGCCACCGCGCTGCTCGGTGCGTTCTTCGGCGCGGTGATGGCCTGGCTGATCGTCAGCAGCCCGCCGACCTCGATGCTGCGCCGCGCGGTGCTGTCGCTGTGCAGCGTGCTGGCCCAGTTCGGTGGTGTCGCACTGGCATTCGCGTTCCTGGCCACCGTCGGGCTCAACGGGGTGCTGACGCTGTGGGTGCAGCAGGTGTTCGGGTTCAACCTGGCCGGGTCCGGGTGGCTGTACAGCCTGTCTGGTCTGATCCTGGTCTACACGTACTTCCAGATCCCGCTGATGGTGATCGTGTTCATCCCCGCGCTGGAGGGCCTGCGCGAGCAGTGGCGCGAAGCCGCCGTCAGCCTCGGCGCGTCGACGTGGGCGTACTGGCGTGAGGTCGCGATCCCGCTGCTGACGCCCGCGTTCCTCGGCTCGGCACTGCTGTTGTTCGCCAACGCTTTCGCCGCGTACGCGACGGCCGCCGCGCTGGTCAGTCAGGGCAGCCCGATCCTGCCGCTGCTGATCCGCGCGTCACTGGTCAGTGAGGTGGTGCTGGGTCAGGCCGGCTTCGCGTACGCGCTGGCGCTGGAGATGATCGTCGTCGTCGCCGTGGTGATGGTGGCCTACAACCTGCTGGTGCGGCGCAGTGCGCGGTGGCTCTCGTGAGAGCCGGGTCATGAGAACTGCGGTGCGGGGCGGACTCTGGGTCATGTTCGGCCTGTTCTTCCTGTTCCCGCTGTATGCGATGGCCGACTTCTCCACCCGCAACCTGGTCGGCGGTGGACGCACGTGGGAGGCGTGGGCCCACCTGGTGACCGACGAGGCGCTCTACCGGTCGATCGTGGTGTCGCTGCTGCTCGCGGTGTTCACCGTCGCGGCGATGCTGGTGCTGCTGGTGCCGACCATGATCTGGGTGCGGCTGCGCGCGCCGTGGGCGAAGGGGCTCGTGGAGTTCCTGTGCCTGCTGCCGCTGACGATCCCGGCGCTGGTGATCGTCGTCGGGCTGCGCAACGTCTACCTGTGGGTGGTGTACTTCTTCGGCGAGTCGGCACTGACGCTGACGTTCGTCTACATCGTGGTGGTGCTGCCCTTCGCGTACCGCGCGCTCGACGCGGCACTGTCGTCGATCGATCTCCAGACGCTCACCGAGGCCGCCCGATCCCTCGGCGCGGGCTGGCTGACCACCATGACCCGGGTGGTGGTCCCGAACATCTGGTCGGGGATCCTGTCGGCGGCGTTCATCTCGATCGCGGTGGTGCTCGGCGAGTTCACCATCGCGTCGCTGTCCGGTTACGAGACGCTTCAGGTGCAGATCGTGCTGATCGGCAAGAGTGATGGCCCGACCTCGGTGGCGGCCTCGCTGGCGACGCTGCTGTTCGGATTCGCGCTGCTGCTGATCCTGTCCCTGCTCACCCGGGGGCGCCGACGAGCGCTTGCGCGAGGAGCTGACAATCGGGGCGGCAATACCCCAGGAGTGACCGTATGACGCAAGGCGTGGCCGTCGAACTGACCGAGCTGACCCGGGTGTACGGCGCCACCAGGGCGCTGGACGGGCTGACGCTGCACATCGAACCGGGCGAGCTGGTCGCGCTGCTCGGGCCGTCCGGGTGCGGTAAGACCACCGCGCTGCGCATCCTGGCCGGGCTCGACGAGGCCACCTCCGGCACGGTGTCGGTGGGCGGTGCCGACGTCAGCCGGGTGCCGGCCAACAAACGCGATATGGGAAATGGTGTTCCAGGCCTACAGCCTGTTCCCGCACCTGACGGTGCTCGACAACGTCGCATTCGGTCTGAAGATGCGCGGGAAAGGCAAGCGGGACAGGCTGTCCCGGGCCGCCGAGATGCTCGAGCTGGTCGGACTCGGGGCGCTGGGCGACCGCTACGCCAAGGAGCTCTCCGGTGGCCAGCAGCAGCGGGTGGCGCTGGCCCGCGCGTTGGCGATCCAGCCGCGGGTGCTGTTACTCGACGAACCGCTGTCCGCGCTCGACGCGAAGGTGCGCACCCAGCTGCGCGAGGAGATCCGCCGGGTGCAACTCGAAGTCGGCATCACGACACTGTTCGTCACCCACGACCAGGAGGAGGCGCTGGCCGTCGCCGACCGGGTCGGGGTGATGAACCAGGGCAGGCTCGAACAGCTCGCCGCGCCCGCAGACCTGTATGCGAATCCGGCGACACCGTTCGTCGCCGACTTCGTGGGCCTGAACAACAAGGTTGCCGCCACGGTGTCCGGCGGAACCGCGGCGCTGCTGGGTGTCTCGGTGCCCGCGCTGCCGGGCTCGGTGGACGGGGGCGGAGTCGCGATGGTGCGGCCGGAGTCGATCACCGTGACCGCCGATCCGGCCGGGGCGGCGATGGTCAGCTCGGTGTCGTTCCTCGGCGCGATCTCACGGGTCAACGTCGCACTGCCCGACGGCGCCACGGTCAGCGCTCAGATGGCCAGTTCGGCGGCGCGGGGGTTGGCGCCCGGTGACCCGGTGCGGATCGGTCTCGACGCCGACGGCGTGCTGGTCACACGTCGGGCCTAGACGTCGGCGACCGGTTCGATGCCCAGGTCGCGGTAGCTGACCAGCGCGTGGAACGGGATGCCGCGCTTGGCGAATCGT carries:
- a CDS encoding sigma-70 family RNA polymerase sigma factor; this translates as MSTGHHDAQLTARFERDVIPMISQLYRHAYRLTRDHADAEDLLQETAAKAYAAFDTFHDGTNLAGWLYRIMRNTHISAYRRQLHRPTLQFTDEFSDGQLLAYSRTSTATGSTEDVVLAGASDPAIAAAMRSLPEKYRTAVYYADVEGRKFREIAALTDVPIGTVMSRLHRGRKQLRDALADIARARGYRLPAAA
- a CDS encoding TIGR03668 family PPOX class F420-dependent oxidoreductase, yielding MSDPGAFDATGVFAAAPVAMLATAGADAAPHVVPVVFALPEGRTDILYTAVDSKPKSTQRLRRLRNIEANAAVSLLVDHYDDDWSRLWWVRADGVAAIHHSGVEMATGYALLRDKYPQYQRVELNGPVVTVEIRHWASWSGG
- a CDS encoding MFS transporter, producing MVDVRPGDDIRRVVTGASIGNAVEWFDFAIYGFLATFIAAHFFPAGNDTAALLNTFAIFAAAFFMRPLGGFFFGPLGDRIGRQKVLALVILLMSAATLCIGLLPTYETIGVAAPLLLLVLRCLQGFSAGGEYGGGAVYLAEFADDARRGLTITFMAWSGVVGFLAGSVTVTLLQALLPAAAMDSYGWRIPFLIAGPLGLVGLYIRLRLGDTPQFAELAKAEQKAESPLREAVTTSWRPILQVIGLFIVFNIGYYVVFTFLPTYFIKTLEFSKSQSFLSITLACLVALILILPLAALSDRVGRRPLLIGGAVAFIVAGYPLFLLMTSGSLVAAIAGHCMLAAIASVYISCAVSAGVELFATRVRFSGFSVGYNVCVALFGGTTPYVVTWLTASTGNSIAPAFYLITAAVISLVTVLTLRESARRPLAQVQ
- a CDS encoding ABC transporter permease, with translation MRTAVRGGLWVMFGLFFLFPLYAMADFSTRNLVGGGRTWEAWAHLVTDEALYRSIVVSLLLAVFTVAAMLVLLVPTMIWVRLRAPWAKGLVEFLCLLPLTIPALVIVVGLRNVYLWVVYFFGESALTLTFVYIVVVLPFAYRALDAALSSIDLQTLTEAARSLGAGWLTTMTRVVVPNIWSGILSAAFISIAVVLGEFTIASLSGYETLQVQIVLIGKSDGPTSVAASLATLLFGFALLLILSLLTRGRRRALARGADNRGGNTPGVTV
- a CDS encoding DMT family transporter; protein product: MIGHGLTVLLAILAAVFLAIGIVVRQRATLDVPAEDGVSAVMFQTLIRRPLWWAGTAAAIAGFVFQALALANGSLLLVQPILVSALLFALPLSARLAHRRVTRGEWAWAVLLTIALAVFVILAKASPGDYEASLTTSAIVAVVCTAAVMACVIVAARFAGWIRAVMLAVAVGVLFGVVAVLTKLVMHLLTHEGVVAVLTTPVLYLLALLGVVAMLLQQSSFHAGSLQTSVPTMLVLEPVIAVVLGAVVLGEHLNVGRWDMVAIGVATVAMAAGTVALGRGEGAYEEQLEAENRRAQAAAGKR
- a CDS encoding ABC transporter substrate-binding protein translates to MPQPMPKRIVSKVFAASFAALLTAGAVACAPPEKNDSGAAGSGTDAAQATSAEDFGGMEALVEAAKAEGELNVIALPPDWANYGAIIAAFSEKYGIKVNSAQPDASSQDEINAANQQKGRSTAPDVFDLGQSVALANTSMFAPYKVATFDEIPEAFKDPDGTWVNDYGGYMSIGFDAAKVPPVATVDDLLKPEYQGKVALNGDPTQAGAAFSGVLMVALSQGGSADDIAPGVEFFRKLKDAGNFLPVDPTPATIESGQTPVVIDWNYTNSSETKKLPSWTVVVPPDNAVAGYYYQAINKDAPHPAAARLWQEFLYSDEGQNLYAQGGVRPVRADTMQADGVLDPAVAAALPVVEGPVTVPTPEQTEKASKYLAENWAAAVG
- a CDS encoding ABC transporter permease, producing the protein MADLRLGQRLRDSLPLLPFLAVVAIFLIIPTVTVVVGSVYADGVFSLDRIAALFTGTALNALANSVLLSGATALLGAFFGAVMAWLIVSSPPTSMLRRAVLSLCSVLAQFGGVALAFAFLATVGLNGVLTLWVQQVFGFNLAGSGWLYSLSGLILVYTYFQIPLMVIVFIPALEGLREQWREAAVSLGASTWAYWREVAIPLLTPAFLGSALLLFANAFAAYATAAALVSQGSPILPLLIRASLVSEVVLGQAGFAYALALEMIVVVAVVMVAYNLLVRRSARWLS